The DNA sequence AATCCCTGTCGCTCGAGAACGCATCGGATCTGGGAAAGCAGCGGGAATCGAACTTGCGCCCAGTGTTCCTGAATGTCTTAAGGCCCCAGGCCTACCCAGACTTCGCCGTCTTCGAAGAACTCTTTCTTCCAGATTGGCACGTCCTGCTTGAGCCGCTCGATGGCGTGCTCGCATGCCAGGAACGCCTCCTTGCGGTGCGGCGCAGCAGCAGCGATCACCACCGCCAGTTCTCCCGGCTGCAGCGTTCCCACCCGGTGCATGATCGCCAGGCGCGTGCCACCCCAGCGCTCCGCTACCTCCGCTCCGATGGCCGCCAGCCGCTTCTCCGCCATCGGCGGATAGGCCTCGTACTCGAGCTTCAGCACCCGCCGGCCCTTCGTCTGGTTGCGCACCGAGCCCGAGAACGTCACCAGCCCGCCGTACGCCTCGCCCGACACCGCCGCCACCACCTCCTCCAACCGCAGCGGCCGATCCACCACCGAGAACAGTCCCGAGCCCCCCGACACCGGTGGGATGAGCGCCAGCTCCGCTCCCGCTGGCACCTCCTCCCCCGTGTCCACGAACTCCTGGTTCACCGCCACCCG is a window from the Hyalangium minutum genome containing:
- the moaD gene encoding molybdopterin converting factor subunit 1, translated to MGSITVLYFAAARERVGTQRETLEVPEGARVQDVLRQLAERHASLKPLLPHLRVAVNQEFVDTGEEVPAGAELALIPPVSGGSGLFSVVDRPLRLEEVVAAVSGEAYGGLVTFSGSVRNQTKGRRVLKLEYEAYPPMAEKRLAAIGAEVAERWGGTRLAIMHRVGTLQPGELAVVIAAAAPHRKEAFLACEHAIERLKQDVPIWKKEFFEDGEVWVGLGP